The Chiloscyllium plagiosum isolate BGI_BamShark_2017 chromosome 38, ASM401019v2, whole genome shotgun sequence genome segment ccatatccctccaaacccttcctattcatatacttatccaaatgcctcttaaatgttgcaattgtaccagcctccaccacatcctctggcagctcattccatacacgtaccaccctctgcgtgaaaaagttgccccttaggtctcttttatatctttcccctcttaccctaaatctatgccctctagttctggactccctgaccccagggaaaagagtttgcctatttaccctatccatgccccaatGCAGTGGGATAAATAAAAAAAGAGGGAATATTTTAGGTCCCTTGGAAGAAGTGGTCCTTTTCATATCTGGAACCAAGTTGGAATTTTACTGGGTATGAGCAGACTGAGAGCTCTCTGTGTTTGTGGTGTGTTACACAAGTCCTGATTCTTTAGTGCAGCTGTGAATGTAGCCCACTGGAATACTTAGctaaaaaaatgtgttgctggaaaagcgcagcaggtcaggcagcatcaaaggagcaggagaatcgatgtttcgagcataagcccttcttcaggaatgaggaaggtgtgccaagcaggctaagctaaaaggtagggaggagggacttgggggagaggcgttgggaatgcaataggtggaaggaggttaaggtgaggatgataggccggagaggggttgggggcggagaggtcaggaagaagattgcaggtcaagaaggcggtgctgagtccgaagattgggactgagaaaaagtggggggaggggaaaagaggaaggtggagaaatctccccaagtccctcctccccatctTTTCTCTTAGCCTGATTGGCacacctcctcattcctgaagaagggcttatgctcgaaatgtttttccagcaacacatttttcagctctgatctccagcatctgcagtcctcactttctcccactggaATACTTATCCAGACAATTGTTCCcagtcaaaaatagaaattgctggaaaaactcagcaggtctggcagcatctgtggagagaaatcagagttaacattttgggtccagtgacccttcttcagacaaAGGCTGCATTTATCTGAAACAGATCGTCTGTGTGTCAGAGTCCTTTTAAAGACCATATCAAATGGGAAATGCAAACCCCAGTTGTCCTGCCCAGATAGTCAACAACCAGTCAAATGTACATTGTCCCAAAGAGAACAATTATCCACGTAACACTCCATGGGCAAACTTTTGTCAGAATGTCCTTTGTGTTGGATTTCCTTTaaaaatttggataaatacatgtcTATACTTATAGCCTCTACTTGCACCAATGTTTTGGAAACTTTTAACTAAACTGTTTATTTGTGTGGTTTCCAAGGCCATTGGATGATATTTGTTATCCTTTTCCAATAAGtgtctgggcggcacggtagcacagtggttagcactgctgcctcacagcgccagagacccgagttcaattcccgcctcgggcgactgactgtgtggagtttgcacgttctccccgtgtctgcgtgggtttcctctgggtgctccggtttcctcccaccatccaaagatgtgcaggtcaggtgaattggccatgctaaattggccgtagtgttaggtaaggggtaaatgtaggggtatgggtgggttgcgcttcgacggggcggtgtggacttgttgggccgaagggcctgtttccacactgtaagtaatctactctaatctaaaaaaaccctGTTGTACTTCATTAGATCTTGAATATTAGCATATGTAGCACCACTGAAAAGGACGAACTTCATTTGGTACAGCTTACTGTGTTAGCAGGTAGAAAATGAGGCCAGCAATTCCCAGAATTGTCATAGAAGTTAGACTTCAGAAAAGTATGCAAAATTTCACAACTTACCTGCCTGttagacccaggttgataggaagCACAGACCAGTACTTagcaagaattactatttattgcaATGAATTGTTTCTAGCTCCAGGTTATGAATCATTGATATATTACTCTACTAATGAAAGTTCTAATCCCTTTACAAAATActccccgacacacacacacacacacacaatgatgtTATAGGTAAGGGAAAGACcaggaaggcagttcaatggtcCCTATACATCTAATTTGCTGAGGTaatctgtttggcttgtcaggACCTGCTGCTCTTCAACCAACCAGTGGGAGAGTTTGCCCCGATACCCATCGATTCTAGTTTAActtagatcacataggatccagggagagctagccaactggatacattGGCTTgattgtaggagacagagggtggtggaagagggttgttttttaggactggagtcctgtgaccaggggtgttctgcagagattggtgctgggtccactgttgtttgtcatttatatagtgattgggatgagaatgtaggaagcatggttagtaagcttgcagatgacaccaaaattggtggcaccatgaacagtgaagaagattatcttagagtataatgggatcttgaccagtttggccaatgggctgaggagtggcagatggtttttaatttagataaatgtgaggtattgcattttgatccgacaaaccaaggcaggacttacacaattaatggtagggccttggggagtgttgtccaacagagagatctaggggtttaggtacatagctggacagagtggtgaagaaggcatttggaacacTTGCCTCAATGGTCAGAGCCTTGAGtctaggagttaggatgtcacgttacagctgtacattgaggccatttttggagtactgcgtacagttttggtcaccctgctacagaaAGTACCCCATTACTTTTGAAagggagcagaaaagatttacaaggccattacagagactacatggtttgagttttaaggagaggctggagggGCTGGGACAGTTTTTCCTgcagcataagaggttgaggggtaaccttataaggtgaatagtcaaggtcttttccgtaGGATGATGGAGTTCAAAtcaagagggcatatttttaaggtgagaggagaaagatgtaaaagggacttgaggggcaacattttcacacagagggtggttcatgtgtggaatgaactgccagaggaagtgtagatgaaggtacagtcacaacattgaaaagacatttagacagatacatgaataggaaacatttagggCTGAATGGAAAggaatgggccaaacacagacaaaggggactagtttaatttgggaaaactgatcagcatggacaagttggaccgaagggtctgtttccatgctgtgtaactaTGACTCTCTGAAAGGTTATTCATTTGTTAATCTATCCTTGAATGTGAAATCTTGTCAAATGTAGACTGAGTGAttgtatcaggagaaagtgaggactgcagatgctggagatcagagctgaaaatgtgttgctggaaaagcgcagcaggtcaggcagcatccaaggagcaggaaaattgacgtttcgggcatgagcccttcttcaggaatgattgtATCATTCTTTTCATCCAAAATGGACTCACTGACGAGAGACGCTGAGTTAGAaagctgggtccccagaacattacaggagcctctggattaatactctAATGATAaaaccactagaccatcacctccccattatCTGATAAAGGGTGTTGGGACCAGCTACACTGTATTCATTCCATTTGTGTACTGACCCTAAAAGCAAATACAACCCAAATTAAAAGTATACATTATTACATCACTGGAACATTTTCATGTTTAAGACCAACTCTTCCTGTGACCAGTGAGTGAGGTAATCCATTCACTGTCATAgtattgttttaaatctgttcatgagatgtgggtatctCTGACTAGGTTAGCccttaatgcccatccctaattgcccagacaatGACATGAGCCTATGATAAATTGCAACTGGATTGAGAcagtacaagctgacatcattcAGGATTCACAGAGAAAATTAAAGATTGTGGGCTTGATGCAAACCCTGATCAGCATCATTGTACCATTCAGATTCCCTTTGTCTATTAACACTATAAAAAATAATTGAAAGAGAGTCTTCAGTAGGATCCACTAAACATTGATCATTATATGACAGTGTGGTGTAACAATCTCAAGTCATAGGTAATCTCAGTTACTCCTACATACAGCAAACTAGGGACATTCTGTGCTGTTACCAGTATTTATCTCCTTTGCAGGTAAAGTGTTTGTCCATTGTGCTATGGGAATCAGCCGAGCAGCCACCCTAGTCCTTGCGTATTTAATGATCTGTGAAAAGATGACTCTGGCTGACGCGATTAAAACAGTGAGTGCTCATCGGAATATCTCGCCCAACAATGGTTTCCTCTCCCAACTCCAAGAACTTGACAGAGCCCTAATGAAAGAAAGGAGAGGATGATTGGACCTTGAATGCTTGACACGTGGTGACCTCATGACAAGgcttcatttacaaaatatctcaATGGAAAATAATACACTGAAAGTAGATGGGGATTTTATGAACTTTATGCTTTCAACTTAGTTCAGCATCTTCTTGGATACATGAGAGATGATTGTCTGTTGTTTAATGGGTTAACACAGCTTTATTGGCACCAAAGAACACTGTTTTTATCACTTGTGTACTAAAAGGAAATGTAGTAACAATGGTCGGGATTCTGTGAATTCAACCATAGTTCCTGTGCAATGATGGAATGAAATAAAGAGTTTAGAAATTAGTGGTTTATTGCATCCAAGGCTGTCATCCTTGTTATGATGTCTTGGAGAattaataaagaaacaaaaacttgCTTTCTGTAGCACCTTTTATGACCAAAGAGTCTCAGAGCTTTGTGCAGCCAATGGCATActtttttgaagtgtaatcactgtggCAACGTAGGAGATGCAGCAGTCAATGTGCGCACACTGTCCTGACTATAACCCAGCCCCTGCACCCATTCAATCACATCTTCTGCAGCATTACTGTCCAACTCCACCATGGCCCTGGTAGAGGCTTCGGTAGCATTAACCTGCGCTCTCTATCAGTCAGGGGGTAGCATGAGCCCTGGTCACAGTGGGTAATGCTTGCTATCCAGTCACCAGCCTTGTAAGGCATCCTCATTCTCAAATGCATCAGGTACACAGGAGTGCTCCAGGATGTAGGAGCTGTGGGACATCGCCTTCAGGAAGCACCAGTACATTAACAATGCTGTTACTTACTGGATAATAGGCACATCGCCTTCAGGAAGCACCAGTACATTAACAATGCTGTGACTTACTGGATTCCCACAGCAGTAAGGCCTAGCCCTCTAAGTGCCACCTGTTTATGGTCGATGGCACCTGGGAGAAGCCAGCTACCTTCCTGAATCCTACTGCCCGGGCTGCAGCACTCATCCCagcatgggggtggggatgaaatGAATTGTGGAGATCTTGCATAGTCACTGTCCTGTTGCATTTGTGGGAACACGACGGAGAGATCCCATGCAGGTCACCCACTGCTTCTCAGAAAGAAGCAGTTGCACAGGGGTTCAGAGTGGCTGCTAGGTCCACAGCCCCTGGAAGAAGATGGCTCCACTCCCCCATCGTCCCCAAGTCCCACTATATCATCTGGCCTTGTTCCGTCAAAATCTTAGGACATTCAGAGCCAGCATCAGACGGACATAGAGCCTCACTCAGTGCCAGGAATTGGAGTCTGGGCCATACACCTGTGCATCCCACACATGATGAGGAGCCCTGAGGCTTTAGAGCTAACATGGGAATGGGGTTTGAATGGCTACCCTTTGCGCTATGTATTTCCTGTGATTCCTCAGGCTACATTACACATTGACCACTCTTCTACATGTCTAGGATGATTAGCCTATGGCTTCCTGCCTGCATTCAGAGCTGGAATGTGGGCCCAAGGTTAGGATTTCAGGCTCCAGTTAAAAATAGGCTAACCACCTGTGCAATGGTGACCCTGCCTCGGCTTAGAGCCCAGGCTCAGGCGAAGGTCAAAGTTAGCAACACCCAAACTAAATATACAGAGGCGAGAGAGATCGAGGAACAGAGGATGAAAGCGATAGAAGGAGAGAAGAACTTTGATTCTATATTGGTCTTCGGCCTTACCTCAGGTCTGCCTAATCTCACTGTGTACGATCTGTAAGTAACTGTGACAGATATTATTTTTGCCTATTTTCTAACACATATTTCATTGAAACCATATTCTTCATCTTATTTTGTCCAGTTTTAAATTTTAACGAAATCAAATTGCCATCATTAGCTATTAGCTAAAATCTGTTGAGTGCATTCTTTTcatatttaattttaaacaaatattgTGCTTCAATGTTTCAAAATCATAAGTGACATTTCATTAATGCTGATTGCTTTATGTAGACATGGGTTACAGAATAAGAACACAGTGTCACTTAAGAGTGGTCAAGGGACAAGACAAAACTTTTTAATATAGAGCTTGAAATTTGAAACTCACCTTATTTTAAAACTTCAGTTAGATCTTTTGTAAAATGAAAAagcttcactttctccatgtttttCCCATAACAAGCTCCcatggaaaatgctagaatctataaCACAAAATTTGATGACAGATAGTTAGAAAATAGTGGTAGGATTAGCTGAATTGAGATCACAGCACATAAACAGCTAACAGCATCAGCCTTGACTCACTGTCCACTTTGAGTAAAAACTTAATGGCGTGATCTAGGTTTGTACTTtgttgcagtactgagggagtgctgaattgTCAAAAGTACTGCCTTTTAGATGTGACAGTAAATCAAAATCCCAAATGCCTTTCCAGCTGACAATGAGAGAGTCTGAGGCATAATGGTTTACTCCACATCCTTCCCTAAACTGACATCTGTAAACAGTTATCTCAGTGCTCCAGTGGGGTGTTTGTGGTGTTGCTTCTATGCTTGCCAACCTCAATGACTGTACATTGGAAGTACTCAATGGCTGTCCCAGggactttgttttgtttctttctatTCTTCCATTTGGTGATCAGTACTTCCAACTAGCTTGACTTTGCATTGCTCAACTTTAAGTGGATtttcagttttagtcacatttCAGTGGAAGTGACAATCTGCAAAGGACTGATGAatattgaattttgaaaaatggtTTGTGATTTAAAAgctagattattttctaaatattctgtttccacttgaACTTCCTATATTCCTTTATCAGAGCCTTCTCACATCCTCTTCATAACTTCCTTTCCTACCTTACCTATTAgcagcaaatttagcaatcatACTTTCAAGTCCTTCATCAAAATAATTGATTATAAACTGTAAACAGTTGAGATCCCAggtcttgaacatattcaatgactgagGCTCACCAGCCCATTCgagaactccaaagattcaccatcctcggaagaaattcttcttcatctcagtcctaaatggtcccttattctgagacgcTGTGTCCTTTCTGATGCCAACCTTCTGCCAGATGAAACATCCTTCCTTCATCTAGGCTGTCAATCCTTTCAGGAACTTTATTAATTTGGATGAGACAACCTCTCACCTTTGACCCAGCACAACATGCCACTGGAAAATGACCTGTTCAGTCCTACTCTTTTTTTCTGTCCATTACTATTTATCAATCCATGGTAGGATATTCTTCCAAATCCCATGTATTTTCTTGACCAACTTTTTtatgtgagactttatcaaaagcattctgaaaatCTAAGCATACCACATCCATTGGTTCCCTCTTGTCTGTTCTGCTagatacatcctcaaaaaactcaaacaccTTTGTTAATTATGATGTTCCTTTCTTAAATCCATGTCAACCTATCATGCAAAGGCAAGCTAGTTTGGAGGCACTGATCCAATGGAAGAatagaaagaaacaaaacaaagacatTGCAAACATGGGACATCCCAAAACTCTTTACAGCCATCAAGTACTTCCATTGGCAAGCACAGAAACATCACCACAATTACCCCACTGGAGCACTGAGATAACTGTTTACAGATGTCAGTTTAGGCAAGGATGTTGAAATAATCAATAAGCCTCAGAGTCTCTCATTGTCAGCTTGAAAGGATTTTGATTCACTGTCACATAAAAGGGCAGTACTTTTGAcaattcagcactccctcagtactgcaaatTGCAAACCTAGATCACACCATCAAGTTCCTGCTCAAAGTGGACAGTGAGCAAAGGCTGATGCTATCAGCTGTTTGTGTGGTGTGATCTCAGTTCAGCTGTAGTGCCAATCAATGGAAGAATGACTCTCTGACCCTTTTCTGCTTGGTTTGAAGTGCAGTCACGGTAGGACTCTGTCTCACATGTCTTCATGACCAATTGAAGTAGACCAATGGCAAAAGTTTGGTCATCTGGTCCCACTTTGTGTTGGAGAGCAGAGCTTTCAGGTTTGTTCTCTATCTCAATGAACTCTGAGGTGTATACAACAGTAAAGGGAGTTAAATTAATAAAACACAGTTTGAGTAACACATTATATCTTGTTTATATTACTTAAACATTGTTGTGCTTCTTGAAGGAATATTATGAGAATGATTCACAGATTGTTTAACAAGATGTAAACAAGAGCCTTTTGAAGACAAATACAGGATGTGAATTGCAGGGTCAGTTTCTCCTTGTGTTCTTTACATAAGGAAATATTCAAtgtattctccttaaccttattacACAGAGGAAGTCTATCCTGAGATTGATAAATACACTAATTGTGTAATCCTATTAGAAACCTTCTTTACAATCAGTACTGTAATtacagaaataattttaaataataatgCCATTTGGTGGTAGCTGGCCCTTTCAAGAAATCAGATTTTCAGTCTATCATTCTAACATTTCTAAACACTTTGTTGTATCCAACACACAGGTCAGTGATACTTTGAGTAGTTTGCTCCATCAGGAACATTACAGTGACAGCATGTCCTCTGGAGGTACAGGGACCTGGAAGAAGAAAAATGCCTATGCAGCTGTGAAAGTGGATCCTGATGATGATTATGTTACTCCAGGGGCATTTGAACTGGAGCGACTCTTTTGGAAAGGCACTGCAAAATTTGCTCATGTTAACGAAGTTTGGCCAGATATTTACATAGGAGATGAGTAAGTTCAAATTGTACTGTAAAATCCAACTAGACTAAGGCTGtataaaatataaattttatATAACATCTGTCTTGTACTAAGAGACTAAAATAGAATAATCTTCACTATTACAAACCTTTGTAAATTATACAACTTAAATCCTAACATTTAAATGGGCCAGAGTGAACACTgggtgcagcacagtggctcagtggttagcactactgtctcacagcaccagggtcccaggtttgattccagcctcgggcgactgtctgtgtggagtttgcacattcgcctgGCATCTACATAtatcccctctgggtgctccagtttcctccaaagatctacagatcaggtgaattggccatgctaaattgcccatagtgttagatgcataattcaaagggaaatgggtctgggtgggttactcttcggaggattggtgtggacttgttgggccgaaaggcctgtttccacatggtagggaatctaatatattCTACTACAGACATGGCATGATAAGAAATTGTTAAAGATTCTTTAGAACTAAATGGGAAAATTAGAAAAACATGCCTTGCATATAGTTTAGTATCATAAGCTACTGTTAAAGTTCAATCtaaattcttttaaaaagaactagATGATTAATTAAAGGAATCAGTTATCATAAGAAGAGGTAATGGTATGGAAGTTAGAGGTGGAGTAGGAATGGATAGATTGGCATGTGAGAAAACATACAGATTTCAGGGCTAATGTTTAGCTTCTGCAGTTCTTCGtgcaaaaaaagaaatgaaagtacGTGTATAAAGCAAAATTTAGTCCCTATCAAAGTGGACAGTCACATGATATAACTAGGCACCAGCAAAGATTGCTAATGATACCTCTCCAACACTTCAGGTTTTCTGTTACCTTTCTTATTCTCGTCCACAATCTTCTTTTTTAAACGATTTACATGGCTGTTCCCTGTGGGAACTCATGCCTTGCTCTCTGTACTCGTTGTTGGCTAGACACCTCCTGCAAAGCACATTTCACTTGCTTACAACATGCTAAATGCATGcagacaatctgtcctggtcctgCCAACTGACCTTCAACATGTATAACGCATTACAACATGTATAACACAGAACAAAAATATGCAGTCACTACTCTCGGGTAAGAACAGATTTAAAACCTAGATTCCAACTCTCTGGATACACAACATTCCTTGAAGCACAATCTCACTGTTATATCTGGATAATCACAAATATCCCAGCATTGATGACAGTCATTAGCTCCTCCACTGATTGCGAAAGGATGCTTACATAGTCTCTTGGTAATTTTGTGCCTTTGTTCTGTAGGAAGTGTCAAGTTGAATCTCAAAAATATAAATCTGTTTTGAAATGATCAGAAGCCATATCCAactaactatttaaaaaaaaaattggatagaGCTTTTACGTGACTAAAAATGATCCCACACCTTATTAAGAGTATTCAGAGGAAATATAGAGTGAAATGCAGAACATTGAATCAATTTAGGAACCAATTGTAAGaatgatctatattctgctgatTAAATATAAATCTGAAGAATCCCATCATTTAATAGAATTGCAAAGTACAGCAGGAGAGGGCACTTATTCCTTTGGGTTTGTCCTAACCATTTGAAAGATCTATCCATTTACTGCCCTGACAACTGTTTATTCTTTTCTGTAAAAAACACTGCTTTGTCCCCAAAATGTAATACTttccaaaaagaaaattaattttggGCATAAAAGCACCTTGACTTTGAGCATTTTGATGGGACTAGTAAGAAGGTACAGAATGTAAATGAAGCAGCTCCTGATGTAAGCGGAATAAGATTTGGTTGCTCTCTGCATATGCTCTTGATTAGTTATGGAGTGACACTAGCAGGGATTTGAGGACAACCACACACATGCCCAGATGGTATGTCCAGAAGAAATGGTCAAGAAAGTGAAGATAATGTATTCTCCAAAACTTTGCTGGAGTGAAGAGAAACATATTTTCAAAGTATGAATACTTGCCGTTAACTGAGCATTTTGCAAGTCAACTGAATTAACATACCTTATATATTTTATTATAGAGTAACAGCATTAGATCGGTATATGGTCGAAAAGATGGGTTTCACTCATATACTAAATGCAGCCCATGGTCGCTGGAATGTGGACACAGGAGATGAATACTATAGGAATATGCCTATCGATTATTATGGTGTGGAGGCTGAAGATGTGCCAATGTTTAATTTAAGTGAATTCTTCTATCCAGCTGCCCAATATATTGACAATGCACTAAGCACACCAGGGGGTAAGTCATAAT includes the following:
- the LOC122541847 gene encoding dual specificity phosphatase 29-like translates to MSSGGTGTWKKKNAYAAVKVDPDDDYVTPGAFELERLFWKGTAKFAHVNEVWPDIYIGDEVTALDRYMVEKMGFTHILNAAHGRWNVDTGDEYYRNMPIDYYGVEAEDVPMFNLSEFFYPAAQYIDNALSTPGAKLLVHCARGRSRSATLVLAYLMIYKNMTVVDAVQQVIKHRCILPNRGFLKQLRALDIELAMDRSIANNDINTSDGKETG